The following coding sequences are from one Pseudomonas mendocina window:
- the icd gene encoding NADP-dependent isocitrate dehydrogenase, protein MGYQKIQVPASGDKITVNADMSLNVPNNPIIPFIEGDGIGVDISPVMIKVVDAAVEKAYGGARKISWMEVYAGEKATQVYDQDTWLPKETLEAVRDYVVSIKGPLTTPVGGGIRSLNVALRQELDLYVCLRPVRWFEGVPSPVKKPGDVDMVIFRENSEDIYAGVEWKAGSPEAEKVIKFLTEEMGVKKIRFTDMCGIGIKPVSEAGTKRLVRKALQYAVDNDRGSVTLVHKGNIMKFTEGAFKEWGYEIAREEFGAELLDGGPWMQFKNPKTGKNIVVKDVIADAMLQQILLRPAEYDVIATLNLNGDYLSDALAAEVGGIGIAPGANLSDSVAMFEATHGTAPKYAGQDKVNPGSVILSAEMMLRHMGWPEAADLIIKGTNGAIAAKTVTYDFERLMDGATLVSCSGFGDAMIKHM, encoded by the coding sequence ATGGGATACCAAAAGATCCAGGTGCCAGCTAGCGGTGACAAAATCACCGTTAATGCCGATATGTCGCTGAATGTTCCGAACAACCCGATCATCCCGTTCATCGAGGGTGATGGTATCGGTGTCGATATTTCCCCAGTGATGATCAAGGTCGTCGATGCCGCCGTCGAGAAAGCCTATGGCGGCGCGCGCAAGATTTCCTGGATGGAGGTCTACGCCGGTGAAAAGGCCACTCAGGTTTATGACCAGGACACCTGGCTGCCGAAAGAAACCCTCGAGGCCGTTCGTGATTACGTCGTTTCGATCAAGGGGCCGCTGACCACGCCTGTTGGCGGTGGCATTCGCTCGCTCAACGTGGCCTTGCGCCAGGAGCTGGATCTTTACGTCTGCCTGCGCCCGGTGCGCTGGTTCGAAGGCGTACCCAGCCCGGTGAAAAAACCGGGTGACGTGGATATGGTGATCTTCCGCGAAAACTCCGAAGACATTTACGCTGGTGTCGAGTGGAAAGCAGGCAGCCCGGAGGCCGAGAAGGTCATCAAGTTCCTCACCGAGGAAATGGGCGTCAAGAAGATCCGCTTCACGGATATGTGCGGTATCGGCATCAAGCCGGTTTCCGAGGCGGGCACCAAGCGCCTGGTGCGCAAGGCGTTGCAGTACGCGGTGGATAACGACCGTGGCTCGGTGACCTTGGTGCACAAGGGCAATATCATGAAGTTCACCGAGGGGGCCTTCAAAGAGTGGGGCTATGAGATCGCGCGTGAAGAGTTCGGCGCCGAGTTACTCGATGGCGGGCCCTGGATGCAGTTCAAGAACCCCAAGACTGGCAAGAACATCGTGGTCAAGGACGTGATCGCTGACGCCATGCTGCAGCAGATCCTGTTGCGCCCGGCCGAATATGACGTGATCGCCACGCTCAATCTGAATGGTGACTACCTATCCGATGCCCTGGCGGCCGAAGTGGGTGGCATTGGCATTGCGCCGGGCGCCAACCTGTCCGACTCGGTGGCCATGTTCGAGGCGACCCACGGTACGGCGCCGAAATATGCCGGCCAGGACAAGGTCAACCCTGGGTCGGTCATTCTCTCTGCCGAGATGATGCTGCGCCACATGGGCTGGCCAGAGGCGGCGGATCTGATCATCAAGGGTACCAATGGCGCTATCGCCGCCAAGACCGTGACCTATGACTTCGAGCGTCTGATGGACGGTGCGACCTTGGTGTCGTGCTCCGGATTCGGCGATGCGATGATCAAGCACATGTAA
- the cspD gene encoding cold shock domain-containing protein CspD → MLSGKVKWFNNAKGYGFILADGRDEDLFAHYSAIQMEGYKTLKAGQPVRFEIVQGPKGLHAVNISAATSSQEAPAAVSVQQNAASTAEA, encoded by the coding sequence ATGCTCAGCGGTAAGGTCAAGTGGTTCAACAACGCCAAAGGCTACGGATTCATCCTGGCCGACGGCCGAGATGAGGACCTGTTCGCCCATTACTCGGCCATCCAGATGGAAGGTTATAAAACGCTCAAAGCCGGCCAGCCGGTTCGCTTCGAGATCGTGCAAGGCCCCAAAGGCCTGCATGCGGTCAATATCAGTGCCGCCACCAGCAGCCAGGAAGCTCCTGCAGCTGTATCGGTGCAACAGAACGCCGCGAGCACTGCCGAAGCCTGA